One Hermetia illucens chromosome 4, iHerIll2.2.curated.20191125, whole genome shotgun sequence DNA segment encodes these proteins:
- the LOC119656041 gene encoding galectin-7-like, whose protein sequence is MCSLPAYSPCVPFLSYIPGGVNVGTRLVIRGLMPYSGDRFNVDFQCGSQVMQDDIAFHISVRPLEYAIVRNSFQYYNWCNEERFGSCPIVRGQPYEMEIHVEYDRFNVRINGNHFCSFQHRIPIQRISHIRIAGDTNLYYVGQEGYPQGVYPPPPPPCPPVVVSPPTVVVAPSPPRRPAIGAAVVGGLIGAAAASIARPGHHHWGPHHHHHHHHRHW, encoded by the exons ATGTGTTCCCTACCAGCTTATAGTCCT TGCGTGCCGTTTCTATCTTACATCCCAGGCGGTGTCAATGTCGGGACCAGACTCGTCATCAGAGGGCTAATGCCATACTCTGGTGACAGATTTAATGTCGATTTCCAGTGCGGAAGTCAAGTAATGCAAGATGATATCGCGTTTCATATAAGCGTACGACCTTTGGAATATGCTATCGTCCGCAACAGCTTCCAGTACTACAATTGGTGTAATGAAGAGCGCTTCGGGTCATGTCCCATCGTCCGAGGCCAGCCCTACGAAATGGAAATCCACGTCGAATATGATAGGTTCAATGTGCGGATTAATGGAAATCATTTCTGTAGCTTCCAACATCGGATCCCTATCCAAAGGATTTCCCACATTCGTATCGCAGGGGATACTAATCTCTACTATGTTGGACAAGAGGGCTATCCCCAAGGGGTTTACcctccaccaccaccaccttGTCCACCAGTTGTTGTATCGCCCCCTACTGTTGTAGTAGCTCCTTCTCCTCCACGGAGGCCAGCCATAGGGGCTGCCGTTGTTGGTGGATTGATAGGAGCtgctgcagcttccattgctagACCAG GTCATCATCACTGGGggccacatcatcatcatcatcatcaccacagGCATTGGTAG